Sequence from the Bubalus kerabau isolate K-KA32 ecotype Philippines breed swamp buffalo chromosome 17, PCC_UOA_SB_1v2, whole genome shotgun sequence genome:
aaggctatggtttttccactagtcacatatgggtgtcagagttggactgtgaagaaagctaagcacggaagaattgattcttttgaactgtggtgttggagaagactcttgagagtcccttggactgcaaggagatccaaccagtccattctaaagatcagtcctgggtgttcattggaaggactgatgctaaagctgaaactccagtactttggccacctcataccaagaggtgacttattggaaaaaaccctgatgctgggatggattgggggcaggaggagaaggggacgacagaggatgagatggatggatggcatcaccgagtcaatggacatgagtctgagtgaagtccgggagttggtgatggacagggaggcatggcgtgctgcaattcatggggtcgcaaggaggcTGACACGAATGAGCGACAGAACTAACTGAACTGACAAGCTAGAATGTGAAGCACACAACTCTTAGAAAGGGCTACTTCATACTAACacttccaaggagaaaaatgCCTTGACATTCCACTTCTTCAAGGATCAAACTTATTAGTCATTGCAGTGGCCCAGCGAAAGTGCACCCTGAGGGAATGTAGGATGGAGAAAAGCAGGCACCATACTGTGCTTTGGACATTCTGGCCTTGGTATTTCAGGACGGGTCTTTTGGGTACACCCACCTCTTCAGCAAGTCTAGAGAAGTTTGCGGGAGTCTATCCTGGTTTCAGATCTCTCAGTTATTGGTTGATGACCCCAATTTTGTTTGCAGTGTATTAACATACATAGTGCACAGTTAAAAGATAATGAGTAGAGctttcatggtggtccagtggtaaattatctacctgccaatgcataggacccaggtttgatccctggtctgagaggataccacatgcctcagagcatctAAGCCCGTGcaacacaagtactgagcctgtgctctaaagcctgtgttctgcaacaacaGTAACCCCagtaatgagaagcctgtacacaaGTAACTGGAAAGTCActtctgcttgctgcaactagagaaagcccacgtacagtaaaaaaaaaaaaaaaaaaaaaaaaaaaaaagctcagtacagccaaaaaaacaaaaagacattgAGTCCTCTGGACTGACCAAAAGAAGCATCAAAATGCCAGTCTCCAACCATATCCCAGCCAAGTTTATGTGGAGAATTCATAGCCTGATTGctgtaaaaagagaaagaagtcagCAAAATGAAGActtagcatagccaaaaataaattttaaagattattaaagaaagaaaaaagcttttaatGAGAAATGCATACTTCTTTATAAAACTTTGTGTTCCACGCTTATGATGACAAAGCTTCAAATAGTTATATGAGAAAAAGTTGCTTACATCATAATATATAATACTTAAGCAAATACTTTAATGAAATGGAATGTCAGATTACTATATGATCACCTGACGGTAGTTAGGCAATTTACTTCTTGTtgaaaaattgtaatatattttctctcatttctttgttGTTTGTTCCTGAAAGATCTGTCAGTTGTGGACAACAAAGCACATTGTAAAATATAAAGTCTTAAGAAGACACTAGAATTTTTTTCACCAAAATTATCAACTTGGCACTATCTGTAACTGTTTCTATGTGATTTATCTGACTGAACTCAAGTCCTAAAGGAACTGTCTTTCTTTACATTTACAGGGCACCCACTATGTTCCCTGTCATCGTCTACATGCATTTTAATGTTACAAAAGTCTCAAAATAACCTATTGACTTATGTATTTGTTAGTGTAAAGCAGGAAAGAAATGTAAACTAAACATTAAAACTGGGTCATAACATGTGGATAGAAAAAGCAATGCTAAGgaaaacctattaaaaaaaaaaaaaaaaagaaataggatggCAGGATTTAAGAGattagcactgaaacatatatattaacatatgtaaaagAGCCAGCGGGAGTTTGATGTACAAGCAAGTGCTCGCAGACAATCTGGAGGGATatggtggggagagaggtgggttcAGGCGGGAGGGCACATACGTATGCCTATGgcctattcatgttgatatacagcaaaaaccatcacactattgtaaaaaaaagaaaaaaaaattaacggATGGTGAGTTAGGCTGATCAGATAATCAAAGCTTTCCCACACCTAACACATTGGTGTAGTATTCCTACAGTTTGAATTTTCTGAGGGTCAGAAAGTTGATATATTTTACTGTATTGTCTACATGTGTAAGTTTTCACTGCAGAATGGATTCTCAGATGATCTGCAATGTCATTTCTTGTCACTGAAGGGTTTGCCACATAAATAACACTTCCGTGGTTTCCCTTATGTATGAACTGCCTAATGGGCAGTTAATGCTGAACATGCACTAGAAACTCTGACATATTCATTTCACTTGTATGTTTTCAATACactatgaattctctgatgaattaTAAGGCCTAGACACTTGACTAAAGGCTTTGTCACACTCACAACATTTGCACTAATATGTTTCTCACAACTGTCACATTTCTAATATTTCTCTCTAGTATGAATTCTCCGATGGTTTCTAAGTCATTTCAAGTAAAGCACCAGCCATATACATcatatttatatggtttctccTGTCTGAACTGCCTGATGATGAGTTATGGATGACTGTGCCTAAATGGTTTGTcacaatttttatatttgtaaggttctctccagtatgaattctgaTGAACTGCAAGGTTTGCATTCACACTGAAAGCCCTGCCACATATACctcatttatatggtttctctccagtatgaactctctGATGAACAGCAAGGCTTGAACTTACAGTGAAAGCCTTGGCACATATACCATAATCACATGGTtactctccagtatgaactctccGATGAACAGCAAGGGTTCCATTACGACTAAACGCCTtgccacacacatcacatttgtatggtttctctccagtatgaattctctgatgaacaGCAAGGTTTCCAGTATGACTAAATGCCTtgccacacacatcacatttatatggtttctctccagtatgaacacTCCGATGAACACCAAGGTTTGAACTTACTCTGAAACCCTTGCCACagatatcacatttatatggtttctctccagaatGAAGTCTCCGATGAACAGTAAGGTTTGCAGTATGACTAAATGCCTTGTCACATACATTGCATTTGtatggcttctctccagtatgaattctctgatgaagtTCAAGTCTTGTAGTGTGattaaaggccttgccacatacatcacatttatatggtttctctccagtatgtatTCTCTGATGAACTGCAAGGCCTGTAGCTTGACTAAAAGccttgccacatacatcacattgatacggtttctctccagtatgaactctctGATGAACAGCAAGGTTTGAGCTTACTCTGAAAGCCTTgccacatatatcacatttatatggtttctctccagtatgaattctccgaTGAACAGCAAGGTTTCCAGTATGACTAAATGCCTtgccacacacatcacatttataagatttctttctagtatgaattttctgatgaAGTCCAAGTTTTGCAGTCTGATTAAAAGccttgccacatacatcacatttatatggtttctctccagtatgaactctctGATGAACAGCAAGGCTTGAACTTACACTGAAACCCTTgccacatatatcacatttatatggtttctctccagtatgaagtcTCCGATGAACACTGAGGCTTGCAGTATGACTAAACGCCCTGTCACATACATTGCATTTGtatggcttctctccagtatgagttctcCGATGAACTCCAAGTTGTGAGTTTTGAGTAAAGCATcggccacatacatcacatttatatggtttctcccCAGTATGAAGTCTCTGATGAACAGTAAGGTTTGCACTACGACTAAACGCCTTGCCACATACATTGCATTTGtatggcttctctccagtatgaattctctgatgaactgCCAGGTTTGCAGTTTgactaaaggccttgccacatacatcacatttatatggtttctctctcaTATGGTATCTccaatgaattaaaaattttgcAGCTTGCTTAAAGACCTtgccacacacatcacatttatgtggtttttctccagtatgaattctccaaTGAATTGCAAGTTTTCTAGTTTGATTAAAAGCCTTGCCACACAtgtcacatttatatggttttccTCCTGTATGGATTCTTTGATGTTTAGTGAGTTCTGAGTCCTGAAGAAAGGTTATGTCACACTCATTACATTTGTAAGGTCCTTTATTTTGTGTTTCATGGTCTCGTAACAGTTCTGAAGGATGCATAACAGCATTCTCATCTTTACGAGTTCTCTGAGATGATAAACCTGAGGCACTGACGTCTGTCACAACTTGACTACATTCAAAAATTATCCCTTCAGATTGCATCAT
This genomic interval carries:
- the LOC129631045 gene encoding zinc finger protein 665-like isoform X2 yields the protein MDEGAQKRKEQESGMALSQAQLTFKDVFIDFTPEEWECMDPAQRTLYKDVMVETLGNLLSVDMSQIDMIKKLQAKADSGKGEIFQRVMFERAESLESKDFHLRKIQENIDDFDCLQTDDERNDKGLSTSHNKNLTDGRDHHSRSDAENGTFERHRSSFQDGLQMMQSEGIIFECSQVVTDVSASGLSSQRTRKDENAVMHPSELLRDHETQNKGPYKCNECDITFLQDSELTKHQRIHTGGKPYKCDMCGKAFNQTRKLAIHWRIHTGEKPHKCDVCGKVFKQAAKFLIHWRYHMREKPYKCDVCGKAFSQTANLAVHQRIHTGEKPYKCNVCGKAFSRSANLTVHQRLHTGEKPYKCDVCGRCFTQNSQLGVHRRTHTGEKPYKCNVCDRAFSHTASLSVHRRLHTGEKPYKCDICGKGFSVSSSLAVHQRVHTGEKPYKCDVCGKAFNQTAKLGLHQKIHTRKKSYKCDVCGKAFSHTGNLAVHRRIHTGEKPYKCDICGKAFRVSSNLAVHQRVHTGEKPYQCDVCGKAFSQATGLAVHQRIHTGEKPYKCDVCGKAFNHTTRLELHQRIHTGEKPYKCNVCDKAFSHTANLTVHRRLHSGEKPYKCDICGKGFRCDGFCCIST
- the LOC129631045 gene encoding zinc finger protein 665-like isoform X1, yielding MDEGAQKRKEQESGMALSQAQLTFKDVFIDFTPEEWECMDPAQRTLYKDVMVETLGNLLSVDMSQIDMIKKLQAKADSGKGEIFQRVMFERAESLESKDFHLRKIQENIDDFDCLQTDDERNDKGLSTSHNKNLTDGRDHHSRSDAENGTFERHRSSFQDGLQMMQSEGIIFECSQVVTDVSASGLSSQRTRKDENAVMHPSELLRDHETQNKGPYKCNECDITFLQDSELTKHQRIHTGGKPYKCDMCGKAFNQTRKLAIHWRIHTGEKPHKCDVCGKVFKQAAKFLIHWRYHMREKPYKCDVCGKAFSQTANLAVHQRIHTGEKPYKCNVCGKAFSRSANLTVHQRLHTGEKPYKCDVCGRCFTQNSQLGVHRRTHTGEKPYKCNVCDRAFSHTASLSVHRRLHTGEKPYKCDICGKGFSVSSSLAVHQRVHTGEKPYKCDVCGKAFNQTAKLGLHQKIHTRKKSYKCDVCGKAFSHTGNLAVHRRIHTGEKPYKCDICGKAFRVSSNLAVHQRVHTGEKPYQCDVCGKAFSQATGLAVHQRIHTGEKPYKCDVCGKAFNHTTRLELHQRIHTGEKPYKCNVCDKAFSHTANLTVHRRLHSGEKPYKCDICGKGFRVSSNLGVHRSVHTGEKPYKCDVCGKAFSHTGNLAVHQRIHTGEKPYKCDVCGKAFSRNGTLAVHRRVHTGE